Within Alcaligenes sp. SDU_A2, the genomic segment TTTGCAATCTCGTTTGCAGAATCTAGAACTTTAACATGAAAAACTGAAATCATGCAAGCTTTATTTTCTGCCGGTTAATTTAGACTTCGGTGCGGGCCATTGAGCCAAGGCGGTGAAATCGAACTAACCGCTTGCTGTACCGCTTCGGGAAAACCCTGTTCGCTGCAGCAAGAAAGAAACTATAGCACGGTGTTTTCCCCGATAGCAAGCTTTTTGACAAGAATATTTCAGCAGGCCTGACACTCTTTCTCCAGAAACATCTCAACCCACTGAAAACAAATAAAAATACAGGATACATATAAAATGTAACTTTTAGATGCGTAGCCACCCACGCTCCAAAACTACCAGACAAGAGCTTCGTCATCTATGCAAGGTGCTTAACAAGCCACTCATCCCTATTACGAAACAGAGCCACTGCCCCAGCCAACCCGCCCCACCATGCCTGAAGGAGCAGGCCGGCATCGCACCTATACAAACACCACCCCTACAATGGCAGCGCGCAATGACTGCCCGGCACCTAACGCCGGATCGTCGACCACCGACACAATCGCAAGCATCGTCACTCTGATTCGGGACTCGCCCTACTCTATATATATAGGGCAACCTGCTCTTCTATATATAGCGACCTTCGTTTTGCATGTCCGCGCCCAACACAGGCCCTTGGTGCTCGCTACTATATATAGAGGAGATGCTGCCCCCGCCACGCAGCCTATCGTCCTCACAACATTCCAGGCACAGCGCATTCGGCAGAGCGCAAGGCACGCCTTACAATACGCGGATAGTCACCACACTCTTTTCATTATGGCGCGCTCATCTTCCTCTCGCCCTAAGGGGCAGCTCAGCCTGATCGGCGACGAGATTCTAGCCGGCAATACGCTGGACGGCAGTATTCTTGCGCAGCTATCCCTTCTACCACCTCACTGGAAAGCCGCCCTTGGCAGCCCCGAACTGGTTCAGACCCTGCAAAACGTCTCTGCATGGCTGGACAAGGAGCTGGCTCAAGGAGCCACCATCTATCCGGCCGCTCCTTTTCGCGCCCTGCAATTGCTGCCGCCGGATGGCGTGCGTGTTGTCATACTGGGGCAAGATCCCTACCACGGCCCCAACCAGGCACAAGGTCTGGCATTTTCGGTACCCGACACCTGCCCCGCCCCTCCCAGTCTACGTAATATCCTGGCACAGTTGCAGCTGGAGTATCCAGATATGCCGGCACCGGCCAGCCATGATCTGAGCAATTGGGCGCGCCAGGGCGTACTGCTGCTCAATACATCGTTGACAGTGGAAGATGGGCTACCCGCCTCGCATGCCAGGAAAGGATGGGAGACAGTAACGGATGCCCTGCTGGTTCACCTGGCCGATCAGACTACGCACCCCATTGTCTATATGCTCTGGGGCAATCATGCCCAAGCCAAAACGGACCTGATCCGCCGGCACGCGCAAGGCCCGCACCTGATCTTGGCG encodes:
- a CDS encoding uracil-DNA glycosylase produces the protein MARSSSSRPKGQLSLIGDEILAGNTLDGSILAQLSLLPPHWKAALGSPELVQTLQNVSAWLDKELAQGATIYPAAPFRALQLLPPDGVRVVILGQDPYHGPNQAQGLAFSVPDTCPAPPSLRNILAQLQLEYPDMPAPASHDLSNWARQGVLLLNTSLTVEDGLPASHARKGWETVTDALLVHLADQTTHPIVYMLWGNHAQAKTDLIRRHAQGPHLILAANHPSPLSARRPPVPFMGCGHFRQANDWLAEQNAAAIDWLATGP